In Deltaproteobacteria bacterium, the DNA window AATAGAATTGGCATGGCGGATCGCGATTGGCATAGCGCCGACGGCGGCGGCTCGTCCGGCTTTTTGCGACCGTTGAAGTTGCTCTTGGCCGGCTTGAGCTCGGCCCTGCATACCCGGGTCGAGCTGTTCGTCGCCGAGCTCGAAGAAGAGCGCGAACGCCTCAAGCAGTCGCTGATTTTGATACTCCTGGCGGTGCTCGGTATTAGTCTCGGCGCGATTCTGCTCACGATCTTCGTCATCGCGCTGCTGTGGGAACGCGGCTGGATCGCCGCCATCGGCATGCTGGCGCTTATCTATCTTGGCGTCGGCGGCTGGGCGGCGGCCTCGTTGCGCAACAAACTACTCGCCCGGCCTGGCCTGTTTCCCGATACCTTGGCTGAGCTGGCCAAAGACCGCGACCGTTTGAAAGCCTCTGCCCGTGAGTAATCGTCTCGAAGAGATCGCCCGGCGCAAGCGCGCGTTGATCGAACGCTGCGCCGAAGAACGCGCGCAACTCAGCAACTCCTATCGCCAGATTCATTCACCGCTGCAGCTCAGCACCGCGCTTGTCGGCGTTAGCCGAGTGCTCAAGACTTACCCCCTCCTCGCCGCGGGCATTTCCAGCTTGCTCGTCAGCGGTTATGGCAGCAAGCTCACGCGCTCAGCCGCTGATTTGCTGAAGCTTTGGCGCATGGTTGTGCCGGTTTGGGTTTGGCTCACCAAGCGCGACCAAAAATAGCATCTGAGGGCGACCAGCCGGTCGCCCCTACAAGAATCTGCCAGAGGTAGGAACGCTGCACTGCCTTGGCTGTGCGCGCGCGCTATTCGTTGCGCGCCCGCTCCACTTTGCGCGGATCGGCTGCGCCGCTCGCTTGTCCGCCGTTCACAGTGAGTGCTTGCACGATCCCGAGCGCGCTTTGATCGCGCAGCGTATGGCCGCGCTGCTCGAGCGCTTTCTTCACCGCGTCGTCCATTTTACTCTCAATATTGAGCCGGTCCGGCAGCCATTGATGGTGCACGCGGGCCGCGCTGACCGCCTCTTTGACCGGCTTCTGGAAGTCGAGGATGTTGAGAATCGACTGCAACGTCGCGGTGATAATGCGCGGCCCGCCGGCGGCGCCGGTCACTAGCTTTACCCTGTCGCCGTTCAATATGATTGTCGGTGACATGCTGCTCAGCGGCCGCTTGTTGGGCGCCAGCGCATTGGCTTCATTCCCCACCAACCCGTAGCTATTGCCCCATTCCTGGTGGATGGCGAAATCATCGATCTCGTTGTTCAGCACAATGCCGGTGCGCGCTGCGATCATTTTTGAGCCGAAGCGGGTGTTCACCGACTGGGTGCATGAGACCGCATTGCCAAACTTGTCGATGACGCTGAAATGGCTTGTGCCGC includes these proteins:
- a CDS encoding phage holin family protein: MADRDWHSADGGGSSGFLRPLKLLLAGLSSALHTRVELFVAELEEERERLKQSLILILLAVLGISLGAILLTIFVIALLWERGWIAAIGMLALIYLGVGGWAAASLRNKLLARPGLFPDTLAELAKDRDRLKASARE